The nucleotide sequence TATCTTGAACCCAGCAGCGCGGGAAGCTTTCAAGAACTCAGTGAGCCCGGCTACTTCCTTGCGCTTATCCCAATAGATGGTGCGGTAGAGGAACTCCCGCTGGTCGGCGTAGGTGGTGAGCTTCTTTTTGGGAACGTCGCTGGCGAAAACTGTTTCCAGAATCTTGGTGGCAGGCATGCCGTTCTGGCGTTCTAGCAGGCGTCGGGCGTTGGTGGTTAAGCCTAAGTCACGGAAAAGCAGTTGGAAAGCCCGCGCTTGGTAGGCTGTGTTATCGATAAGTACGCCATCCATGTCAAAGATGAGGGCGTAGGGGGCTTGGTTGGGCATAAGTAGGAAGTAATGCGAAACATGAACCTCGCATGCTTCCTGTACGCGTAGACCTTGGATTTTGCTGCTGTGGAGCTGAATCCTAATGCGGCAACCTATCTTTGCGGCTGCTAATGCGGGTTCTTACTTCGTTGACTGTTTCAACTGCTTTTGATTTTGAAAAAGAGCCTGTGTTTCCTGCTAGCCACCGTGTTAACGGGGCATGCCTTCGCGCAAAAAAAAGACAGAGGTCTGGCGCGTCCCAAACTAGTAGTTGGTATTGTAGTGGATCAAATGCGCTACGACTACCTCTACCGCTATTGGAGCAAGTACGGTAACGGCGGTTTCCGGCGGTTGTTGGAGGAGGGATTCAGCTATGAAAACACGCATTACAACTACGTGCCGACCTACACGGGGCCAGGGCACGCCAGCATCTACACGGGTACCACGCCTTCTATGCATGGTATTGTGGGCAACAACTGGTTTGTGCGCGAAACAGCTAAAGGCACCTATGTAACGGAAGACAACACGGTGCAAGCAGTAGGAGGCACTGCCGCCGCCGGCCAACAGTCGCCGCGCCACATGCTGACGAGCACCATCACTGACGAGCTGCGGTTGGCAACCAATTTCCAGAGTAAGGTAATTGGCGTTTGCATCAAAGACCGAGGTTCCATTCTGCCGGCTGGCCATGCGGCCAATGCGGCGTACTGGTATGATGGTACCAACGGCGCTTTCATCAGCAGTACATTCTACCAGAACACGCTGCCCGAGTGGGTGACCAAATTCAACAGTGAAAACCGGGCCGAGCAATACCTAAGCAAGCCGTGGGAAACCCTGTTGCCTATTGCCCAATACACGGAAAGCACCGCCGATGATGTCGTGTGGGAGGGGACTTTCAAAGGTGAAACGAAGCCGGTTTTTCCTCACGATTTGCCCACGTTGAGTGCCGCTCCTAGCAAGGCAGTAACTGCGAGCCAGCCTACTGGCGCAGAAAAATTGCCTGCCTCCACCCGCAACCTCGACCTGATCAGGTCCACGCCATTTGGCAATTCCCTCACGGCCGATTTTGCCTTGGAAACTATTCGGGCCGAGCAACTAGGCCAGCGGGGGCAAACCGACTTTCTGGCGCTCAGCTTCAGCAGCACCGACTATGTGGGGCACCAGTTTGGCGTGAATGCCATTGAAACGGAAGATACCTACCTGCGCCTCGACCGGGATATTGCGCGGGTGCTCGACTACCTTGACAAGACAGTGGGGAAGGGGCAAGCTTTGGTGTTCCTAAGCTCCGACCACGGCGCGGCCCACAATCCTGATTTTCTGCGCAGCCAGCGCATTCCGGCGGGCTCGGTGGGCCCACGCGTGATGCGTGACTCGTTGCAGAAGGCATTGGTGAAGCGGCACGGCGCGGGCCAGTGGGTGCTTAGCTACGAAAACCAGCAGGTATACCTCAACCGTCCGCTTATTGCGCAGAAAAACCTCAACCTCCGCACCTTCCAAGACGAAGTAGCGGACATCATGATTGGCTTTTCGGGAGTTACGCGCGCCATTACGGCCGACGACTTGCAGAAGTCGCACTGGGAAAGCGGGATGCTTATGTACCTGGAAAACGGCTACTTCCCCAAGCGCAGCGGCGATGTACTGGTGGTGCTGGAGCCAGGCTGGCTGGAATCCTATCAGTACCCGGTGAACAAGGGCACCACCCACGGCTCTGCCGGTAACTACGAC is from Hymenobacter tibetensis and encodes:
- the pafA gene encoding alkaline phosphatase PafA; translated protein: MKKSLCFLLATVLTGHAFAQKKDRGLARPKLVVGIVVDQMRYDYLYRYWSKYGNGGFRRLLEEGFSYENTHYNYVPTYTGPGHASIYTGTTPSMHGIVGNNWFVRETAKGTYVTEDNTVQAVGGTAAAGQQSPRHMLTSTITDELRLATNFQSKVIGVCIKDRGSILPAGHAANAAYWYDGTNGAFISSTFYQNTLPEWVTKFNSENRAEQYLSKPWETLLPIAQYTESTADDVVWEGTFKGETKPVFPHDLPTLSAAPSKAVTASQPTGAEKLPASTRNLDLIRSTPFGNSLTADFALETIRAEQLGQRGQTDFLALSFSSTDYVGHQFGVNAIETEDTYLRLDRDIARVLDYLDKTVGKGQALVFLSSDHGAAHNPDFLRSQRIPAGSVGPRVMRDSLQKALVKRHGAGQWVLSYENQQVYLNRPLIAQKNLNLRTFQDEVADIMIGFSGVTRAITADDLQKSHWESGMLMYLENGYFPKRSGDVLVVLEPGWLESYQYPVNKGTTHGSAGNYDTHIPLVFWGWHVKRGSSVVSARIIDIAPTLAQWLHIQEPDGCTGTPLPEVLGK